A portion of the Misgurnus anguillicaudatus chromosome 16, ASM2758022v2, whole genome shotgun sequence genome contains these proteins:
- the pde6a gene encoding LOW QUALITY PROTEIN: rod cGMP-specific 3',5'-cyclic phosphodiesterase subunit alpha (The sequence of the model RefSeq protein was modified relative to this genomic sequence to represent the inferred CDS: substituted 1 base at 1 genomic stop codon) translates to MAAVDKDVAEKFLDSNPAFAKQYYDSRFRAKVISDLLSTTKKTAVDISTYHDLTSVEECEIIFDMVRDMQENLQMERAVFNLMRHLTFMMRADRMSLFMYRQRNGIAELATRIFNVHKDATLEECLVQPDSEIVYPLDTGIVGHVATVKKTVNVPDVTQDSHFSDFVDNLTEYKTKNVLATPILNGKDMVAVMMAVNKIDGPHFTVQDEETLKKYLNFANLVLRVFHLSYLHNCETRRGQVLLWSASKVFEELTDIERQFHKALYTVRAFLNCDRYSVGLLDMTKTKEFFDLWPILMGEVPPYTGPKTPDGREVIFYKVIDYILHGKEDIKVIPNPPADHWALVSGLPTYVAENGLICNIMNAAEDEFFXFQKEPLDESGWTIKNVLSLPIVNKKEEIVGVATFYNRKDGKPFDEMDETLMESLTQFLGWSVLNTDTYDKMNKLENRKDIFQDMVMYHVKCRKDEIQNILNTREVYGKEPDECEEDELEEILYDTLPDSEESEIFEFHFCDFEFSELDLVKCGIKMYYELGVVDKFHIPRETLVRFVYSVSKGYRKITYHNWRHGFNVGQTMFTLLMTGDLKRYYTDLEAMAMVTAGLCHDIDHRGTNNLYQMKSGNPLAKLHGSSILERHHLEFGKTLLRDDALNIYQNLTRRQHEIVIHLMDIAIIATDLALYFKKRAMFQKIVDQSKTYDSWDGWTKYMMYETTRKEIVMAMMMTACDLSAIAKPWEIQSKVALSVAAEFWEQGDLERTVLEQQPIPMMDRNKADELPKLQCGFIDFVCSFVYKEFSRFHVEITPMLERLLNNRKEWNALKEVHEAKIAKLEEAKKAKEAAAAGLAAKQGSAAQASQSKTCIIT, encoded by the exons ATGGCTGCAGTGGACAAAGATGTGGCCGAGAAGTTTCTGGACAGTAACccagcttttgccaagcagtaCTATGACTCCAGGTTCCGGGCGAAGGTCATTTCTGACCTTCTGTCCACCACCAAGAAAACAGCGGTGGATATCAGCACGTATCATGACCTGACATCTGTTGAGGAGTGTGAGATCATTTTCGATATGGTACGTGACATGCAAGAAAATTTACAGATGGAGCGGGCCGTCTTCAACCTGATGCGGCATCTCACGTTCATGATGCGAGCCGACCGCATGAGTCTCTTCATGTACCGCCAGAGGAACGGCATTGCTGAACTGGCCACGCGCATTTTCAATGTACATAAAGATGCCACGTTGGAAGAATGCCTGGTGCAACCAGACAGCGAGATCGTGTACCCACTAGACACGGGCATCGTGGGACACGTAGCCACTGTTAAAAAGACAGTCAATGTACCTGATGTCACACAG GACAGCCATTTCAGTGACTTTGTGGACAACCTCACTGAATACAAGACCAAGAATGTGCTCGCAACTCCCATCCTGAATGGTAAGGACATGGTTGCTGTTATGATGGCGGTCAACAAGATTGATGGCCCTCATTTTACTGTCCAGGATGAAGAG ACGCTGAAGAAATATCTCAACTTTGCCAATCTTGTGCTTCGAGTGTTTCATCTGAGCTACCTGCACAACTGTGAAACCAGAAGAGGACAG GTGTTGCTCTGGTCCGCCAGCAAAGTATTCGAGGAGCTGACTGACATTGAAAGACAGTTTCACAAGGCCCTCTATACGGTCAGAGCGTTCCTTAACTGTGACCGCTACTCTGTGGGACTTCTCGACATGACCAAAACCAAA GAGTTCTTTGATCTTTGGCCCATACTGATGGGAGAGGTGCCACCGTACACTGGACCAAAAACCCCTGACGGTCGA GAAGTTATCTTCTACAAAGTGATTGATTACATACTGCACGGAAAGGAGGACATTAAAGTAATTCC CAATCCGCCAGCTGACCACTGGGCATTAGTTAGTGGACTTCCTACCTACGTTGCAGAGAACGGCCTG ATCTGTAACATCATGAACGCTGCTGAAGATGAATTCTTTTAATTTCAA AAAGAACCTCTGGATGAATCTGGATGGACAATAAAGAACGTGCTCTCCTTGCCTATTGTGAACAAGAAAGAGGAAATCGTTGGCGTGGCCACATTCTATAATAGGAAAGATGGAAAACCATTTGATGAAATGGATGAAACACTAATGGAG TCACTCACTCAGTTTCTGGGCTGGTCGGTGTTGAATACAGACACGTATGACAAAATGAACAAGCTGGAGAACCGTAAGGACATCTTTCAAGACATGGTCATGTACCACGTTAAGTGCAGGAAGGATGAGATTCAGAACATCTTG AACACGCGTGAGGTGTACGGGAAAGAACCCGACGAATGTGAAGAAGACGAGCTGGAGGAAATTCTG TACGACACACTGCCGGATTCAGAAGAATCTGAGATCTTTGAGTTTCACTTCTGTGATTTTGAGTTCTCTGAGCTGGACCTGGTCAAATGTGGTATCAAGATGTACTATGAGCTGGGTGTGGTGGACAAGTTTCATATTCCACGTGAG ACCCTGGTGCGGTTTGTTTACTCCGTCAGTAAAGGTTACCGAAAGATCACCTACCATAACTGGAGGCACGGCTTCAACGTGGGCCAAACCATGTTCACATTGCTCATG ACAGGTGACCTGAAGCGCTACTATACAGATCTGGAGGCGATGGCGATGGTGACTGCTGGACTCTGTCATGATATTGACCACCGTGGCACCAACAACCTTTACCAGATGAA GTCTGGCAATCCACTGGCAAAGCTGCACGGCTCCTCCATTCTCGAGAGACACCATCTGGAGTTTGGAAAAACTCTTCTTAGAGATGAT GCTTTGAATATCTACCAGAATCTTACTCGAAGACAACATGAAATTGTCATCCATTTGATGGACATAGCTATCATCGCGACAGACTTAGCCTTGTATTTCAA GAAGAGGGCCATGTTTCAAAAAATCGTGGATCAGTCCAAGACCTACGACAGCTGGGATGGTTGGACGAAATACATGATGTACGAAACGACTCGGAAGGAAATTGTCAT GGCAATGATGATGACTGCCTGCGATTTGTCAGCCATTGCCAAGCCATGGGAGATACAGAGCAAG gtggcgctatctGTAGCTGCAGAATTCTGGGAACAGGGAGACCTGGAGAGAACAGTGCTGGAGCAGCAGCCCATT CCCATGATGGACCGGAACAAAGCGGATGAACTTCCCAAACTGCAGTGTGGTTTTATCGATTTCGTCTGTTCTTTTGTGTACAAG GAGTTTTCTCGCTTTCACGTAGAGATCACACCCATGCTGGAGCGTCTTCTGAACAACAGGAAAGAATGGAACGCTCTAAAGGAAGTTCACGAGGCCAAGATAGCCAAACTGGAGGAGGCCAAGAAAGCCAAAGAAGCCGCAGCTGCTGGCTTAGCTGCTAAACAAG GAAGTGCAGCACAAGCATCTCAGTCCAAGACCTGCATTATCACTTAA